One Lacunisphaera limnophila DNA window includes the following coding sequences:
- the lipA gene encoding lipoyl synthase has translation MSALRKPDWLRAKLPSGPAYQATRRMVEDNKLHTVCQSAQCPNIGECWSRGTATVMILGNICTRSCNFCAIQSGRPTEHDLGEPARVADAVARMGLRHCVITSVARDDLKDGGAGVWAATIRAVRYQNPSCAIEVLVPDFVGKLEQVDLVLDAKPDIFNHNLETVERLQRPVRVQARYDRSRAVLQHAKSRGFTTKTGIMLGLGEKEAEIEQTLRDIAADRTDILTLGQYLQPTPQHWPIDRWVPPEEFARWKKLGLELGIGVIESGPLVRSSYHADEQSAKYVGEEHLNLKPTLAQV, from the coding sequence ATGTCCGCCCTCCGCAAACCCGACTGGCTCCGCGCCAAACTGCCCTCCGGCCCCGCCTACCAGGCCACCCGCCGGATGGTGGAGGATAACAAGCTGCACACCGTCTGCCAGAGCGCCCAGTGCCCCAACATCGGCGAGTGCTGGTCCCGCGGCACCGCCACGGTGATGATCCTCGGCAACATCTGCACCCGCTCCTGTAATTTCTGCGCGATCCAGAGCGGCCGGCCCACCGAGCACGACCTGGGCGAACCCGCCCGCGTGGCCGACGCCGTCGCCCGCATGGGCCTGCGCCACTGCGTCATCACCTCCGTCGCCCGCGACGACCTGAAGGACGGCGGCGCCGGCGTCTGGGCCGCCACCATCCGTGCCGTCCGTTACCAAAACCCGTCCTGCGCCATCGAGGTGCTCGTCCCCGATTTCGTCGGCAAGCTCGAGCAGGTGGACCTCGTCCTCGACGCCAAGCCCGATATCTTCAATCACAACCTCGAGACCGTCGAACGGCTCCAGCGCCCCGTCCGCGTGCAGGCCCGCTACGACCGTTCCCGCGCGGTGCTCCAGCACGCCAAGTCCCGCGGCTTCACCACCAAGACCGGCATCATGCTCGGCCTGGGCGAGAAAGAGGCCGAGATCGAGCAGACCCTCCGCGATATCGCCGCGGACCGGACCGATATCCTCACCCTCGGCCAGTACCTCCAGCCCACGCCCCAGCACTGGCCCATCGATCGCTGGGTCCCGCCCGAGGAGTTTGCCCGCTGGAAAAAACTCGGCCTCGAGCTCGGCATCGGCGTCATCGAGTCCGGCCCGTTGGTCCGCTCCAGCTATCACGCCGACGAGCAGTCCGCCAAGTACGTCGGCGAGGAACACCTGAACCTGAAGCCGACTCTGGCGCAGGTCTGA
- a CDS encoding ABC transporter ATP-binding protein: MAEPVLQARSLSKTYPSGDQTLGVLAAVDIAVAAGESVSIRGESGSGKSTLLNLLAGLDRPDAGELFWGGEAAHRLSLGELTARRGRFLGMVFQAYYLIPEIDAFANVLMGARMVGRVGAAERDRATALLKRVGLGERGHHLPAQLSGGERQRVAVARALMNRPRVILADEPTGNLDERSGDEIVSLLLEVCAEEQAALVLVTHNPAHALRAGRKFTLHNGTLGLMS; this comes from the coding sequence GTGGCTGAACCGGTTCTCCAGGCCCGCAGTCTCAGCAAGACCTACCCGAGCGGGGACCAGACGCTTGGCGTGCTGGCCGCGGTGGATATTGCCGTGGCGGCGGGCGAGAGCGTCTCGATCCGCGGCGAATCCGGCTCGGGCAAGAGCACGTTGCTCAATCTGCTGGCCGGACTCGACCGGCCCGATGCCGGGGAATTGTTCTGGGGCGGCGAGGCTGCGCACCGGCTGAGCCTCGGTGAGCTGACGGCGCGACGCGGGCGGTTCCTCGGCATGGTATTCCAGGCCTATTACCTGATCCCGGAGATCGACGCCTTCGCCAACGTGCTGATGGGCGCGCGCATGGTCGGGCGGGTGGGGGCGGCGGAGCGCGACCGCGCCACGGCCCTGCTGAAGCGGGTCGGGCTCGGCGAGCGCGGGCATCATCTGCCGGCGCAGCTGTCCGGCGGCGAGCGCCAGCGCGTGGCCGTGGCCCGGGCCCTGATGAACCGGCCCCGCGTCATCCTTGCCGACGAGCCCACCGGCAACCTCGATGAGCGCTCCGGCGACGAGATCGTGAGCCTGTTGCTCGAGGTCTGCGCCGAGGAACAGGCGGCCCTCGTGTTGGTCACCCACAACCCGGCGCATGCGTTGCGGGCGGGGCGGAAATTCACTTTGCACAACGGCACCCTGGGGCTCATGTCATAA
- a CDS encoding response regulator, producing MPTILHALPVGVCWERTGGRLPCWANEPFLRLTGLTRDQVQSVASLGDVLLPDDSAAFAAGLMQVRTGQIEETSLEVRCQIDGAPVWRQATLQLFRDAAAGETDLLLTVTDISERKQHEYEMRLAIEGAESLNQQIEIAIDRAQQAAVEANLASVAKSQFLATMSHEIRTPMNGIIGMTGLLLDSPLNREQRDFADTIRISGEALLTIINDILDFSKIESGKLELEQAEFALNECVEGALDLMAARAGEKKLDLLYEIADGTPARVKGDITRLRQIVLNLLGNAIKFTPSGEIVVRIEPADGGMVEQGPVHLRVSVRDTGIGIPPEAIGRLFQSFSQVDASTTRKYGGTGLGLAISKKLAELMGGQMWVESEVGHGSTFLFTVTLEAQPGKARPDPQLARELLGGRTILLVDDNVTSRLILTEQALRWGLLPRSVGSGEEALAMLRTGRTFDLAAVDMQMPGSDGAALAVSLQQLRPATEMPLILLSAIGQRVPEGVTATAVSRPLKPAVLFEALAAALGKPLEVAPVAIVATTLPTQATRLLLAEDNAVNQKVAVSLLRTLGYTTDVAWNGLEVLAAVEKQEYDIIFLDMQMPEMDGLEAARRLVDSRPRSKQRPWIIALTANAMVGDREQCLAAGMDDYLTKPIKKSELVAALEHGRMMVAKRRAT from the coding sequence ATGCCGACCATCTTACATGCCCTGCCGGTCGGCGTGTGCTGGGAACGGACGGGCGGTAGACTGCCCTGCTGGGCCAACGAGCCCTTTTTGCGCCTGACCGGCCTGACCCGGGATCAGGTCCAGTCCGTCGCCAGCCTGGGTGACGTGCTCCTGCCGGACGACAGCGCCGCCTTTGCCGCCGGGCTCATGCAGGTGCGTACCGGGCAGATCGAGGAAACGAGCCTGGAGGTCCGCTGCCAGATCGACGGCGCCCCCGTCTGGCGCCAGGCGACCCTCCAGCTGTTCCGCGATGCGGCGGCCGGGGAAACCGACCTGCTGCTCACGGTCACCGACATCAGCGAACGCAAGCAGCATGAGTACGAGATGCGCCTCGCCATCGAGGGGGCCGAGTCGCTCAACCAGCAGATCGAGATCGCCATCGACCGGGCCCAGCAGGCCGCGGTCGAGGCCAACCTGGCCAGCGTCGCGAAGAGCCAGTTCCTCGCCACGATGAGCCACGAGATCCGCACGCCGATGAACGGCATCATCGGCATGACGGGCCTGCTGCTCGACAGCCCGCTCAACCGCGAGCAGCGGGACTTCGCTGACACGATCCGCATCAGCGGCGAGGCGTTGCTCACGATCATCAACGACATTTTGGATTTCTCGAAGATCGAGTCGGGCAAGCTGGAGTTGGAGCAGGCCGAATTCGCCCTGAACGAGTGCGTCGAGGGCGCCCTGGACCTGATGGCGGCGCGCGCCGGCGAGAAGAAACTCGACCTGCTTTACGAGATCGCCGACGGCACGCCGGCGCGCGTGAAAGGCGACATCACCCGGCTGCGCCAGATCGTGCTCAACCTGCTGGGCAACGCCATCAAGTTCACGCCGAGCGGCGAGATCGTGGTGCGGATCGAGCCCGCCGACGGCGGCATGGTGGAGCAGGGGCCGGTGCATCTGCGCGTGTCCGTGCGCGACACCGGCATCGGCATCCCGCCGGAGGCGATCGGCCGGCTTTTCCAATCCTTCAGCCAGGTGGACGCCTCGACCACGCGCAAATACGGCGGTACCGGCCTCGGCCTGGCGATCAGCAAGAAACTCGCCGAGCTCATGGGCGGCCAGATGTGGGTGGAGAGCGAAGTCGGGCACGGATCGACCTTCCTCTTCACCGTCACCCTTGAGGCGCAGCCCGGCAAGGCGCGGCCCGATCCGCAGCTTGCCCGCGAGCTGCTGGGCGGCCGGACGATCCTGCTGGTCGATGACAATGTCACGAGCCGCCTGATTTTGACGGAGCAGGCCCTCCGCTGGGGTCTGCTGCCGCGGTCCGTCGGCAGCGGCGAAGAGGCGCTGGCGATGCTGCGGACCGGGCGGACCTTTGATCTGGCCGCGGTGGACATGCAGATGCCGGGCAGCGACGGCGCGGCCCTGGCCGTCAGTTTGCAGCAGCTCCGCCCGGCGACCGAAATGCCCCTGATCCTGCTGTCGGCCATCGGCCAGCGGGTGCCGGAGGGTGTCACGGCCACCGCCGTCAGCCGTCCGCTCAAGCCGGCCGTGCTGTTCGAGGCCCTGGCCGCGGCGCTCGGGAAACCGCTGGAGGTGGCCCCGGTGGCAATCGTGGCGACCACGCTCCCGACGCAGGCCACGCGCCTCCTGCTCGCGGAGGACAATGCCGTGAACCAGAAAGTCGCGGTCAGCCTGCTGCGCACGCTCGGTTACACGACGGACGTGGCGTGGAACGGACTGGAGGTCCTCGCGGCGGTGGAGAAGCAGGAGTACGACATCATCTTTCTCGACATGCAGATGCCGGAGATGGACGGCCTCGAGGCGGCGCGCCGCCTGGTGGATTCCCGGCCGCGGAGCAAACAGCGGCCCTGGATCATCGCGCTCACGGCCAACGCCATGGTCGGCGACCGGGAGCAGTGCCTGGCGGCCGGCATGGACGACTACCTGACCAAGCCGATCAAAAAGAGCGAGCTGGTGGCGGCGCTGGAGCACGGCCGCATGATGGTGGCGAAGCGGCGCGCGACCTAG
- a CDS encoding ABC transporter permease, with product MPWPVYLALKQLFPTGRVSFFTLISVVGVGLGVALMLVSTSVMGGFGYQIKRMIIDTQGEVQVRARSLIEQGGPVETALAGVPEVAAYSAYAQGVVMLEFKRRPAFPAVQGVDLERIRDVIPLERYLTAGSFDDLDDDSVILSHLLASGLGVRIGDMVSVYTPLMLERMKNNEVLLPREVRVAGIFSIGHQQLDSSTVICPLRLMQDLYGLDQMVHGYNVRLKPGADPDVAAAAINAALPATAGALTWFEANADFQAVLSFERNMIFFLLTFIIIVAAFSITSSLLVTVVRKTREIGLLGAMGGRAREVAASFCVQGLFIGLTGTAVGLAGGFLLLHWRNAIVATIAKFTMGPEAFVKFYQFTNLPAHTTAKDVVIIILFSVVASTLAGLIPAWRAARLKPVEALRSE from the coding sequence ATGCCCTGGCCCGTCTACCTTGCCCTCAAGCAGCTGTTCCCGACCGGGCGGGTGTCGTTTTTCACGCTGATCTCGGTGGTGGGCGTCGGGCTGGGGGTGGCGTTGATGCTGGTCTCGACCAGCGTCATGGGTGGCTTCGGCTACCAGATCAAACGCATGATCATCGACACCCAGGGGGAGGTGCAGGTGCGGGCCCGCAGCCTGATCGAGCAGGGCGGACCGGTGGAGACCGCCCTCGCCGGCGTGCCCGAGGTCGCCGCCTACTCGGCCTATGCCCAGGGCGTGGTGATGCTGGAGTTCAAGCGCCGGCCGGCGTTTCCCGCCGTGCAAGGCGTGGACTTGGAACGAATCCGCGACGTCATTCCGTTGGAGCGTTATCTCACGGCCGGTTCGTTTGACGATCTCGATGACGACTCGGTGATCCTGAGCCACCTGCTCGCCAGCGGGCTCGGCGTCCGCATCGGTGACATGGTCAGCGTCTACACCCCGCTGATGCTCGAGCGGATGAAGAACAACGAGGTGCTGTTGCCGCGGGAGGTGCGCGTGGCCGGGATCTTCAGCATCGGGCACCAGCAGCTGGACAGCTCGACGGTCATCTGCCCGCTGCGCCTGATGCAGGATCTGTACGGTCTCGACCAGATGGTGCACGGCTACAACGTCCGCCTGAAGCCCGGCGCCGATCCGGATGTCGCCGCCGCCGCGATCAACGCCGCGCTGCCCGCGACAGCGGGCGCGCTGACGTGGTTTGAGGCCAACGCCGATTTCCAGGCCGTGCTGAGCTTTGAGCGCAACATGATCTTCTTCCTGCTCACGTTCATCATCATCGTGGCCGCGTTCTCCATCACCAGCTCGCTGCTGGTGACGGTGGTGCGCAAGACCCGGGAGATCGGCCTGCTCGGGGCGATGGGGGGCCGGGCGCGCGAGGTGGCGGCAAGTTTCTGCGTGCAGGGCCTGTTCATCGGCCTGACCGGCACGGCGGTGGGCCTGGCCGGCGGCTTCCTGCTGTTGCACTGGCGTAACGCCATCGTGGCGACCATCGCGAAGTTCACGATGGGGCCGGAGGCCTTCGTGAAGTTCTACCAGTTCACGAACCTGCCGGCGCACACGACGGCGAAGGATGTGGTCATCATCATCTTGTTCTCCGTGGTGGCCTCGACCCTGGCCGGCCTGATCCCCGCCTGGCGCGCCGCGCGCCTCAAACCCGTGGAGGCGTTGCGCAGCGAATGA
- a CDS encoding Gfo/Idh/MocA family protein encodes MAKPKLKCGVVGVGSLGQHHARIYASLPGAELAGIFETSDARAAEICAKFNCKRFTSMEELGAACDAVSVVVPTDKHAQVALPLLAQGCHLLIEKPLCASLEEAEQVLAAARQHGCLVQVGHIEHFNPVMSYLEKHTGRPQYITTERLAPYQTRGTEVGVVLDLMIHDIGIVLALVKSPIRKIDSVGINVLSKTEDIANARIEFENGCVANLSASRMSLKKNREIRVFQDNAYLSLDFMNQKGHLVKKSDIIAYGLKLKVGLAKAGEDKVPVHEIPIEKGEPLAIELAHFIESVRAATQPKVGGALGKSALEVAITVTEQIRTNQQKG; translated from the coding sequence ATGGCCAAGCCCAAGCTCAAATGTGGTGTCGTCGGGGTCGGTTCGCTCGGACAGCACCATGCGCGCATCTATGCCTCGCTGCCCGGCGCAGAGCTGGCCGGCATCTTCGAGACCAGCGACGCCCGCGCGGCCGAGATCTGTGCGAAGTTCAACTGCAAGCGTTTCACCTCGATGGAGGAGTTGGGCGCCGCGTGCGATGCGGTCAGCGTGGTCGTGCCGACCGACAAGCATGCGCAGGTCGCCCTGCCGTTGCTGGCCCAAGGTTGCCATCTGCTGATCGAGAAACCGCTGTGTGCCTCGCTGGAGGAGGCCGAGCAGGTGCTGGCCGCCGCGCGCCAGCACGGCTGCCTCGTGCAGGTCGGGCACATCGAGCATTTCAACCCGGTGATGAGCTACCTCGAGAAGCACACGGGCCGTCCGCAGTACATCACGACCGAGCGGCTCGCCCCGTACCAGACGCGCGGCACCGAGGTCGGCGTCGTGCTCGACCTGATGATCCACGACATCGGCATCGTGCTGGCGCTGGTGAAGTCGCCCATCCGCAAGATCGATTCCGTGGGCATCAACGTGCTGTCCAAGACCGAGGACATCGCCAACGCCCGCATCGAGTTCGAGAACGGCTGTGTGGCCAACCTCAGCGCCTCGCGCATGAGCCTGAAGAAAAACCGCGAGATTCGGGTCTTCCAGGACAACGCCTACCTCTCGCTGGATTTCATGAACCAGAAGGGCCACCTGGTGAAGAAGAGCGACATCATTGCCTATGGATTGAAATTGAAAGTCGGCCTGGCCAAGGCCGGCGAGGACAAGGTGCCGGTGCACGAGATCCCGATCGAGAAGGGGGAGCCGCTGGCGATCGAGTTGGCGCATTTCATCGAGAGCGTGCGCGCGGCGACCCAGCCCAAGGTGGGCGGCGCGCTGGGCAAATCGGCGCTGGAGGTGGCGATCACCGTCACCGAGCAGATCCGGACCAATCAGCAAAAGGGATGA
- a CDS encoding lipid-A-disaccharide synthase codes for MNRLLHEGLPAPREGAVDLLIVAAEHSGDEHAARMVRGLLAKDPDLKVCALGGPRLAAAGAQLLRDLTGSSAMGFAVIAQISYYRSLIASVVTWVGMYKPRAVCFVDSSGLNLRIAQGLFERGYAAKAGGPTKALYYISPQIWASRAGRRFKMAQHLDGLAAIFPFEPAVYADTALPVEFVGHPFVAPDYMAPVRYDPAGPILLLPGSRTGPVSRIFPVLLAGYRAWGGKRPAVVLYPSDGILGVLQAANPPAGVELRRTSEAGAVAASAVLTSSGTMSMHCALAGIPGVVTYRTDPFTYFIGRLLVKVEHIGIANLLLKEAMYPEYIQGAAKAEVFARELQDCLENPARRERTAAQAARLRALLAQPTAGSAVEWMCRQLG; via the coding sequence ATGAATCGGCTGTTGCATGAAGGCCTCCCGGCGCCGCGCGAGGGCGCGGTGGACCTGTTGATTGTGGCCGCGGAGCATTCCGGGGACGAGCATGCGGCGCGGATGGTGCGCGGGCTGCTCGCGAAGGATCCGGATTTGAAGGTCTGCGCGCTGGGCGGTCCGCGGCTGGCGGCGGCGGGGGCCCAGTTGCTGCGGGATCTCACGGGGTCATCGGCGATGGGCTTCGCGGTCATCGCCCAGATTTCTTATTATCGGTCCCTGATCGCCTCGGTCGTGACCTGGGTGGGCATGTACAAGCCGCGGGCTGTCTGCTTCGTGGACTCGTCGGGCCTGAACCTGCGGATCGCCCAGGGCCTGTTCGAGCGGGGCTATGCGGCAAAGGCGGGCGGCCCCACGAAGGCGCTCTACTACATCAGCCCGCAGATCTGGGCCTCGCGGGCGGGACGGCGGTTTAAGATGGCGCAGCATTTGGATGGGCTCGCGGCGATCTTCCCATTCGAGCCGGCGGTTTATGCGGATACCGCCCTGCCGGTGGAGTTTGTCGGGCACCCGTTTGTGGCCCCGGATTATATGGCGCCGGTGCGGTACGATCCGGCGGGGCCGATCCTGCTGTTGCCGGGCAGCCGCACGGGCCCGGTGTCGCGGATTTTTCCGGTGCTGCTGGCCGGCTACCGGGCCTGGGGTGGAAAACGTCCGGCGGTGGTGCTGTATCCGAGTGACGGGATCCTGGGCGTGTTGCAGGCGGCCAACCCGCCGGCCGGGGTCGAGCTCCGGCGCACCAGTGAGGCCGGAGCCGTGGCCGCGTCGGCGGTGCTCACGTCAAGCGGCACGATGTCCATGCATTGCGCCCTGGCCGGCATCCCCGGGGTGGTGACCTACCGGACCGATCCGTTTACGTATTTCATCGGCCGTCTGCTCGTGAAGGTGGAGCACATCGGCATCGCCAACCTGCTCCTGAAGGAGGCGATGTATCCCGAGTACATCCAGGGTGCGGCGAAGGCGGAGGTGTTTGCCCGGGAACTCCAGGACTGCCTCGAGAATCCGGCGCGGCGCGAACGCACGGCCGCGCAGGCGGCGCGGTTGCGGGCCCTGTTGGCGCAGCCCACGGCCGGTTCGGCGGTGGAGTGGATGTGCCGGCAGCTGGGTTAA
- a CDS encoding c-type cytochrome translates to MLPPPRTRPADGKILGVVLLGLCGLAVGATIFLQVEKQPESSPVTRGARLAEEAGCFACHGRSEEEPRFNLRLAAPGQWRGKNNPSLWEGEITEVKVLVDWITNGVPADEVEKHKQLFIRMPAYRDRLSAAEIEDIAAWILAEGLKLRVDPGARTTPAAPGAALTPDQLFVAGDRLARQTGCYQCHGELGQGGVANPASFKGYIPGFQGQDFLKLTADGDRSEILHWIDHGRGRAIEAGLLGRIAKKYFDGQAIPMPGYRDQLTPAEKERLADFLLLINQSGPLPAREIERLNAVLDPR, encoded by the coding sequence ATGCTTCCCCCGCCGCGAACCCGCCCCGCCGACGGCAAGATCCTCGGCGTCGTCCTGCTGGGTCTCTGCGGGCTGGCCGTCGGCGCCACGATCTTCCTCCAGGTGGAAAAGCAGCCCGAGTCTTCCCCGGTCACCCGCGGCGCCCGCCTCGCCGAGGAGGCCGGCTGCTTCGCCTGCCACGGTCGCAGCGAGGAGGAGCCCCGTTTCAACCTCCGCCTGGCCGCCCCCGGCCAGTGGCGCGGGAAGAACAACCCGTCCCTTTGGGAAGGCGAAATCACCGAGGTGAAGGTCCTCGTCGACTGGATCACGAACGGCGTGCCGGCCGATGAGGTTGAAAAGCATAAGCAGCTGTTCATCCGCATGCCCGCCTACCGGGACCGCCTGAGTGCCGCCGAGATCGAGGACATCGCCGCCTGGATCCTTGCCGAGGGCCTGAAGCTGCGCGTGGATCCCGGTGCCCGGACCACGCCGGCCGCGCCCGGTGCGGCCCTCACGCCGGACCAGTTGTTCGTGGCCGGCGACCGTCTCGCCCGCCAGACCGGCTGCTACCAGTGCCACGGCGAACTCGGCCAGGGGGGCGTGGCCAATCCCGCCTCGTTCAAGGGCTACATCCCCGGCTTTCAGGGTCAGGACTTCCTCAAACTCACCGCCGACGGCGATCGCAGCGAGATCCTCCACTGGATCGACCACGGCCGCGGCCGCGCCATCGAGGCGGGCCTCCTCGGTCGCATCGCAAAGAAATATTTTGATGGCCAGGCCATCCCCATGCCGGGCTACCGCGACCAGCTGACCCCGGCCGAAAAAGAGCGGCTTGCCGACTTCCTGTTGCTGATTAATCAGTCTGGACCTCTTCCCGCCCGCGAAATCGAGCGCCTCAACGCTGTTCTCGACCCACGCTGA
- the lysS gene encoding lysine--tRNA ligase, whose protein sequence is MSDIPQDISHDQHAVRLKKLQDMRAAGSDPFRANCEQTHFSGEALKAYVDGADYTVPVKVAGRLVVIRDMGKSQFVKILDQQGQIQLYVKKDLVGDEAYVAFKKLDLGDIIGVEGSLFKSKSGEITVRVDRYTLVSKALRPLPEKWHGLTDAEQVYRQRYLDLIVNPESRERLMQRSRIVASIRATLAGRKFLEVETPVLEGVAGGAAARPFVTHHNALGADFYLRIALELRLKRLLVGGYDRVFEIGRIFRNEGVSRKHNPEFTMLEVYQAYSDFRGMMVLLKAIFADLCQNVIGATEIKHAASGQMINFAGDWREARYFDLIDEVAGFKLSALRSSPEYRAKATEAAQKLGLEVHPGWETHEIVNEIFGKRIEPTLIQPTFVTHLPKELCPLAKLNTEDPGLIDVFECIIGGMEVAPAYSEQNDPFVQREMFEKQVGEDQQKMDTDFLLALEHGMPPAGGMGVGIDRLCILLTGAESIRDVILFPSLRPSEAK, encoded by the coding sequence ATGAGCGACATTCCCCAGGACATCTCCCACGACCAGCATGCCGTGCGGCTCAAGAAGCTGCAGGATATGCGCGCCGCGGGCTCGGATCCGTTCCGCGCCAACTGCGAGCAGACGCACTTTTCCGGGGAAGCGCTGAAAGCCTACGTGGACGGTGCCGACTACACCGTGCCGGTGAAGGTCGCCGGCCGGCTCGTGGTCATCCGCGACATGGGCAAGAGCCAGTTCGTCAAGATCCTCGACCAGCAGGGGCAGATCCAGCTCTACGTGAAGAAGGACCTGGTGGGTGACGAAGCCTATGTGGCCTTCAAGAAGCTCGATCTCGGTGACATCATCGGCGTCGAGGGCAGCCTCTTCAAATCCAAGAGCGGCGAGATCACCGTCCGGGTGGATCGCTATACCCTCGTCTCAAAGGCCCTGCGTCCGCTGCCCGAGAAGTGGCACGGCCTGACCGATGCCGAGCAGGTTTACCGGCAGCGTTACCTCGACCTCATCGTCAACCCGGAGTCCCGCGAGCGCCTGATGCAGCGGAGCCGGATTGTCGCCAGCATCCGCGCGACCCTGGCCGGCCGGAAGTTCCTCGAGGTGGAGACGCCCGTGCTCGAGGGCGTGGCCGGCGGCGCCGCGGCGCGGCCCTTCGTCACGCACCACAACGCGCTGGGCGCCGACTTCTACCTGCGCATCGCACTCGAGCTGCGCCTGAAGCGCCTGCTCGTCGGCGGTTATGACCGCGTGTTTGAGATCGGCCGCATCTTCCGCAACGAGGGTGTGTCCCGGAAGCACAACCCCGAGTTCACCATGCTGGAGGTCTACCAGGCCTACTCCGACTTCCGCGGCATGATGGTGCTGCTCAAGGCGATCTTCGCCGACCTGTGCCAGAACGTGATCGGCGCCACCGAGATCAAGCACGCCGCCAGCGGGCAGATGATCAACTTCGCCGGCGACTGGCGGGAGGCGCGCTATTTCGACCTGATCGACGAGGTGGCGGGCTTCAAGCTCAGCGCCCTGCGCAGCTCGCCCGAGTACCGGGCCAAGGCGACGGAGGCGGCCCAGAAGCTCGGCCTCGAAGTCCACCCGGGTTGGGAGACGCACGAGATCGTGAACGAGATCTTCGGCAAGCGCATCGAGCCCACGCTGATCCAGCCGACCTTTGTGACCCACCTGCCCAAGGAGCTCTGCCCGCTGGCCAAGCTCAACACCGAGGACCCCGGCCTGATCGACGTCTTCGAGTGCATCATCGGCGGCATGGAAGTGGCCCCGGCCTACTCTGAGCAGAACGACCCCTTTGTGCAGCGCGAGATGTTCGAGAAGCAGGTCGGCGAGGACCAGCAGAAGATGGACACCGACTTCCTGCTCGCCCTCGAGCACGGCATGCCGCCCGCCGGCGGCATGGGCGTCGGCATCGACCGCCTCTGCATTTTGCTCACCGGCGCCGAAAGCATCCGCGACGTGATCCTGTTCCCGTCTTTGCGGCCCTCGGAGGCGAAGTAG